TACCGCCGAACAAAAACGTCTGGTATTTGAAAAGTTAATGATTGATCCAGCACGACGGGAAGTCGCACTTAACAACCAAGTCATACCCTTAACTGCTCTAGAATTTGATTTATTGCATTTTTTAGCTAGCCATCCCGGTAGAGTCTGGCGACGTGCAGAACTGATTCAAGAGGTTTGGGATTATGAATATGTTGGCGACCAACGGGTTGTAGATGTACACATCGGTCAAATTCGCAAGAAAATTGAAATCGATGTTAGTCAACCAGCATTAATTCAAACTGTACGCGGCGTAGGGTATAAGTTTGAATGTCCTACGCATTCCCCAAAGCTGGAAACTCATTCCTGAGTGCATCGTCTTTAGTCTAGAGTTTTTCACGTTAACTCATAAAAAAATACCAAAAGTTCCTAACTTCGGCATTTGCGTAGCTTACCCCTGGGGCTGATGCTTGCTTCTACTTTGTTTCACTAGCAATGAAAAACTGGTAAATTTTCCCGTCCACCTACTGAAGCTACAAATATTTAAAGACAGACAGGCTACTACCTGTTCTTCCGCCCATCCCAAACCCTCCCTAGCTGTGATCAACATCTATTTATGGGGCACGGTTACCGTGCCCATGCTCAGGCAGGAGTCAGAATCACACAGCCTTTAAGTGCGTTGGCGCAAAAAATCCCACTATATGAAGAAATATCAACGTTTTATACCGTCGGCGATCGCACCTTGAATTTTCGATGGTTTCAGGTTATTTGCGATAACACACCCTACAATCAAATTTTCTCCACATAGTTAGAAATATTTTTGCCCACCGACTTACCAGCACTTTGGGGTTTGCGGCTAATTGGCAGGGCATTGATATTTAACAATTATGAAACAATGTTTCTAAATATACGCGGGCGGCGCGGCGATCGCTCTCGCCATTTTGGAGTAAAAACAGGGACAAAGCAGCCGTCAGCACTCGATTGTGATCCCAATCAGGGTGTGTTTCTAAGTAATTCTTGAGGGATTCATGTAGTGTTTCGGGAATTTCTGTAAAGATACTAACTGTTGCGTTCATGAGTTTTTCCTTCTCTGAGGTCAATCAAGAGAGACAAGTTGCTTGCCGT
The window above is part of the Nodularia spumigena CCY9414 genome. Proteins encoded here:
- a CDS encoding DUF2811 domain-containing protein → MNATVSIFTEIPETLHESLKNYLETHPDWDHNRVLTAALSLFLLQNGESDRRAARVYLETLFHNC